In Neisseria dentiae, one DNA window encodes the following:
- a CDS encoding Spy/CpxP family protein refolding chaperone yields MKKAPALTTAVLIGVSALSLAACSSDRGPKHDRDGRGHAGKEFRKGGMERGFKDLNLTEEQKTKIRAIMEEGRDNRTQQPDENRREAHRRQIENYRAAEQNLLKNPAFDEAAARNLIAQREQGMEEQRRQRAEFELQQLKKRHAVFQVLTPEQQQKWLEKQNERGNGKQRP; encoded by the coding sequence ATGAAAAAAGCCCCCGCATTAACCACCGCCGTTTTAATCGGCGTTTCCGCCCTTTCCCTGGCTGCCTGCTCGTCTGACCGCGGCCCCAAACACGACCGCGACGGCCGCGGACATGCCGGCAAAGAATTCCGCAAGGGCGGCATGGAGCGCGGTTTCAAAGATTTGAACCTCACTGAAGAACAAAAAACCAAAATCCGCGCCATCATGGAAGAAGGCCGCGACAACCGCACACAACAACCCGATGAAAACCGCCGCGAAGCCCACCGCCGGCAAATCGAAAATTACCGTGCCGCCGAGCAAAACCTGCTGAAAAACCCCGCCTTCGACGAAGCTGCCGCGCGCAACCTCATCGCCCAGCGCGAACAAGGCATGGAAGAGCAACGCCGCCAGCGTGCCGAGTTTGAATTGCAGCAATTGAAAAAACGCCACGCCGTGTTCCAAGTGCTGACTCCCGAACAACAGCAAAAATGGCTGGAAAAACAAAACGAACGCGGCAACGGCAAACAGCGTCCGTAA
- a CDS encoding HAD family hydrolase, with translation MSSITPERTVLVLDLDDTIYPEHCYKISGIRSVCRTIASLYPQYNADTLFENLDTSGPWLDRLCSECGLNDSEKQTLLWHYRLHTPDLANCMPSEQLKNLMARFSATALISDGRSLTQRLKLAALGLLERFDLVLISEATGADKPDGKRFLQIEATWPGKQYLYIADNTAKDFVTPNRLGWKTLRITGMPDAIYTADESRFPAEYRAQGSLNRLEDLAGLLP, from the coding sequence ATGAGCAGTATCACACCCGAACGCACCGTTCTCGTATTGGATTTAGACGACACCATTTATCCCGAACATTGCTACAAAATCTCCGGCATCCGCTCGGTTTGCCGCACCATCGCCTCCCTCTATCCGCAATACAACGCCGACACCCTGTTTGAAAACCTCGACACATCCGGCCCATGGCTCGACCGGTTGTGCAGCGAATGCGGCCTGAACGACTCCGAAAAACAAACCCTGCTGTGGCACTACCGCCTGCACACCCCCGATTTGGCAAACTGTATGCCGTCGGAACAACTGAAAAACCTGATGGCGCGCTTCAGCGCCACCGCGCTGATTTCAGACGGCCGCAGCCTCACCCAACGCCTGAAACTCGCCGCATTGGGCCTGCTCGAACGCTTTGATTTGGTGCTGATTTCCGAAGCCACCGGCGCCGACAAGCCCGACGGCAAACGTTTTCTGCAAATCGAAGCAACCTGGCCCGGCAAACAGTATCTCTACATCGCCGACAACACCGCCAAAGATTTCGTCACCCCCAACCGCTTGGGCTGGAAAACCTTAAGAATCACCGGCATGCCCGATGCCATCTACACTGCCGACGAATCCCGCTTCCCCGCCGAATACCGCGCCCAAGGCAGCCTGAACAGGCTCGAAGATTTGGCCGGCCTGCTGCCTTGA
- the pyk gene encoding pyruvate kinase — translation MSASKRDLTRIRHNTKIVATLGPGSNNVDLLKDMIAIGGLNVVRFNFSHGTPEFHQENARIVREAAKLAGREVAIMADLQGPKIRVGKLEGGGIKLEAGEKLLLDAALEGEGNRDRVGLDYRDLPKDVKAGDVLLLDDGLLTLIVDSVNGSEILTTVQNSHTLKSNKGINKQGGGLSAGALTEKDFRDLKTAVSIGCDYLAVSFVKSGEDMKTARELVEREMQGSNAVRPGLVAKIERVEAITNLDEIILASDGIMVARGDLAVEVGNAAVPALQKRMIRRARELRRFSITATQMMESMITNPVPTRAEVSDVANAVLDGTDAVMCSAETAVGAYPFETVRYMALICASAEAEQDSLNGVSEEHIEAPVSSNLAIAGGAVQVARAVNAKAIVALTESGSTAFEISRHSIQLPIYALTPSQSAQRRMAMYRGVRPLIITTSTDHDTAINEVETMLVERKVLEAGDQYIITSGSRMREAGSTNMLQIFTVRG, via the coding sequence ATGAGTGCTTCCAAACGCGACCTAACCCGTATCCGCCATAACACCAAAATCGTGGCCACACTCGGCCCGGGCAGCAACAACGTCGATTTGCTCAAAGACATGATTGCCATCGGCGGATTAAACGTTGTGCGCTTCAATTTCAGCCACGGCACCCCCGAATTCCATCAGGAAAACGCCCGCATCGTGCGCGAAGCCGCCAAACTGGCCGGCCGCGAAGTGGCGATTATGGCCGATTTGCAAGGCCCCAAAATCCGCGTGGGCAAACTCGAAGGCGGCGGCATCAAGCTCGAAGCAGGCGAAAAACTGCTGCTCGATGCCGCACTGGAAGGCGAAGGCAACCGCGACCGCGTAGGCTTGGACTACCGCGATCTGCCCAAAGACGTGAAAGCGGGCGACGTGCTGCTGCTCGACGACGGCCTGCTCACCCTGATTGTGGACAGCGTTAACGGCAGCGAAATCCTCACCACCGTGCAAAACAGCCACACACTCAAAAGCAACAAAGGCATCAACAAACAAGGCGGCGGCCTTTCGGCAGGCGCGCTCACCGAAAAAGACTTCCGCGACCTGAAAACCGCCGTTAGCATCGGTTGCGACTATTTGGCCGTGAGCTTCGTCAAATCGGGCGAAGACATGAAAACCGCCCGCGAACTGGTCGAACGCGAAATGCAGGGCAGCAATGCTGTCCGCCCCGGCCTGGTGGCGAAAATCGAGCGCGTGGAAGCGATTACCAACCTCGACGAAATCATTCTGGCTTCAGACGGCATCATGGTTGCCCGCGGCGATTTGGCCGTGGAAGTGGGCAACGCCGCCGTGCCCGCCCTGCAAAAACGCATGATACGCCGCGCCCGCGAGCTGCGCCGTTTCAGCATCACCGCCACGCAAATGATGGAAAGCATGATCACCAACCCCGTGCCCACCCGCGCCGAAGTGAGCGATGTGGCCAACGCCGTGCTCGACGGCACCGATGCGGTGATGTGTTCCGCCGAAACCGCCGTGGGCGCTTATCCGTTTGAAACCGTGCGCTATATGGCTCTGATTTGCGCCTCTGCCGAAGCCGAGCAGGATTCGCTCAACGGCGTGAGCGAAGAGCATATCGAAGCGCCTGTGAGCAGCAATCTGGCGATCGCCGGCGGCGCCGTTCAAGTGGCGCGCGCGGTGAACGCCAAAGCCATCGTGGCCTTAACCGAAAGCGGTTCCACCGCGTTTGAAATCAGCCGCCACAGCATCCAGCTGCCGATTTACGCGCTCACCCCCAGCCAGTCGGCGCAACGCCGCATGGCGATGTACCGCGGCGTGCGCCCGTTGATCATCACCACCAGCACCGACCACGATACGGCGATTAACGAAGTGGAAACCATGCTGGTCGAACGCAAGGTGCTCGAAGCCGGCGACCAATACATCATCACCAGCGGCTCGCGTATGCGCGAGGCCGGCTCTACCAATATGCTGCAAATCTTCACCGTGCGCGGTTGA
- a CDS encoding pilus assembly protein — MKTPTPFSRPKILARLTAAIFSLYAVNASATSFEQSPMLGIGSSYPPNVLLGLSVEFPTAGAAYQKVGVGGTINNHMVLTDKDFQENTYLGYFDPDKCYSYNAGGGYFTPTRLAPANRYCTGEFSGNALNWMTMTTIDIFRQAMTGGNRALGLANTPQTYQSGDVEGKTVLRRAFVNREQNGKDEYNLWLRAVESSLASKIFPSSVLPASGNLLLRNEGFQVAFNPSTGSQRVYNVQVEVCNPDMPEKNCRAYSATNLKPEGLMQEYRQKMRFSVFGYLNNSNSQAGNQINGGVMRARMKSLAGETTADGIVLGNEINTQTGQFETNPDQQDASASGVSNSGVINYLNKFGDSGQYRGSDPAAELYYAGLRYFRNKGSLSEYTKAIKTGNTAANNTAKDNFPVIENWNDPLLRQGETEASKEAVCRPNFLLYIGDTFTHHDNDLPNAYKPNASGLPTPAIPNDDVETEKYLQKAANAESAFILTGSDGRKQFGAWGGYSYGSIVGLAYWARTNDIRTTMPGNQTIRTIMVDVLERNNYRSEGTSWNDNVFYWAAKYGGFNDQENEDKGLLPVLKPNSDPKSRAQWTSDPVGSTSLPAFKDGVPNTYGAAADPESLTNVLRKSFKNIGAKSDTPTQTALGLDLNAAGVMDVSANTLIMQSSYKQNEFGWQGDVIAYRSSDVFGNLSNNPPTPAWKLSDRLTNYRYNWNNRNVWARTTGGVYQFSRANATTFAPALALGNQGRPIDDPANLIEYVLGSDQYEEGAGASFRKRPDNGLLGTVVNSAIAVVKAPQSESLKECKYTNFNTVQNRKTLYAFAANDGMLHIADHDGNEQFAYLPADTLPKLKQFAETGQPHFFINDGSPVAAEVCFASGSLKEAKSVIVGTTGRGGNSVYAVDATNMGASTTPGQANVMWEFNASDDSGLGLTVHKPVITNVKIGEQSVPVAVVSSGYNAAGGEGYIYILRLDKSSNNWSLGTNYWKVKLGTTGVGMPKVVDTDNDGNLDRIYVGDESGVMWRIDYANGAWQAAKKLFSGTQPITGAPDVFKNADNYTVVFSTGKYFDASDASAIQQNYAYGLFDKDGSTISDSQLLAQSATLANPVASLSSAGNSKVYYSTTQNTLTAGTHKGWKLQMPEGFISISDALIRRNRTAQFSAFKVGSGGTIDANATGNVCVADSGESATIEVDVRTGAMYKDAVFDTNNDKKFVLKDGDMLAGMVVEKGRIALFPAVATVNINGKQYDVVLKMGDDGKFSVEFLNRFAKGVRRISWREIF, encoded by the coding sequence ATGAAAACTCCTACTCCTTTCTCACGCCCTAAAATTTTAGCCCGCCTAACCGCTGCGATTTTTTCGCTTTATGCCGTTAATGCAAGTGCGACCTCATTCGAACAAAGCCCGATGTTGGGCATCGGAAGCTCATACCCTCCCAATGTGCTGCTGGGGCTCTCGGTGGAGTTTCCTACCGCGGGGGCTGCCTATCAGAAAGTAGGAGTCGGTGGTACTATAAATAATCATATGGTCTTGACTGATAAAGACTTTCAAGAGAATACTTACTTAGGCTATTTTGACCCTGATAAGTGTTACAGTTATAACGCTGGCGGCGGATATTTTACACCGACACGGCTGGCACCTGCCAACCGCTATTGCACCGGGGAATTCAGTGGCAATGCTCTAAACTGGATGACCATGACTACCATCGACATTTTCCGCCAAGCCATGACTGGAGGAAACCGTGCATTAGGCTTAGCTAATACGCCACAAACTTATCAAAGTGGTGATGTGGAAGGCAAGACCGTTCTACGTCGTGCATTTGTAAACAGGGAACAAAATGGAAAAGATGAATATAATTTATGGTTGCGGGCAGTAGAGAGCAGCCTTGCCTCTAAAATTTTCCCGAGTTCAGTATTGCCTGCAAGCGGTAACCTATTGTTACGCAACGAAGGTTTTCAGGTGGCATTCAACCCTTCTACCGGAAGCCAGAGAGTATACAATGTTCAGGTTGAAGTTTGTAATCCCGACATGCCCGAAAAGAACTGCCGAGCCTATAGCGCAACCAATCTGAAACCGGAAGGTTTGATGCAGGAATATCGGCAAAAAATGCGTTTTAGTGTATTTGGTTATCTGAACAACAGTAACTCACAAGCTGGCAATCAAATAAACGGCGGTGTAATGCGCGCCCGCATGAAATCGCTAGCCGGCGAAACAACTGCCGACGGCATAGTATTAGGCAATGAAATCAACACACAAACAGGGCAGTTTGAAACAAACCCTGATCAACAGGACGCCTCCGCCAGCGGGGTAAGCAATAGCGGTGTAATCAACTATCTGAATAAATTCGGAGACAGCGGACAATATCGCGGTTCGGATCCCGCTGCGGAGCTTTATTATGCAGGTTTGCGGTATTTCAGAAATAAAGGCAGCCTATCTGAATATACAAAAGCAATTAAAACCGGCAACACGGCAGCTAACAATACCGCCAAAGATAACTTTCCGGTGATTGAAAACTGGAACGATCCTTTACTGCGCCAAGGGGAAACCGAAGCCAGCAAAGAGGCGGTTTGCCGTCCTAATTTTCTACTCTATATCGGTGATACCTTCACCCATCACGATAACGATCTGCCTAATGCCTATAAGCCGAATGCTAGTGGCCTTCCAACACCGGCCATTCCCAATGACGATGTTGAAACGGAAAAATATCTGCAAAAAGCTGCCAATGCCGAAAGTGCGTTTATCCTAACTGGCTCCGATGGAAGAAAACAATTCGGTGCGTGGGGTGGATATTCGTACGGCAGTATTGTCGGCTTAGCTTATTGGGCGCGCACCAATGATATCCGCACAACCATGCCGGGCAATCAAACCATCCGTACCATCATGGTAGATGTATTGGAAAGAAATAACTATCGAAGTGAAGGTACCTCTTGGAACGACAACGTTTTCTATTGGGCAGCCAAATATGGCGGCTTCAACGATCAAGAAAATGAAGACAAAGGCTTGCTGCCGGTATTGAAACCCAATTCGGATCCCAAGTCGCGTGCACAATGGACCAGCGACCCTGTAGGCAGCACAAGCCTTCCTGCCTTCAAAGACGGCGTGCCGAATACTTACGGTGCGGCAGCAGACCCGGAGAGTCTGACTAATGTATTGAGAAAATCGTTTAAAAATATCGGAGCAAAATCCGACACCCCCACTCAAACCGCATTGGGATTAGATTTAAATGCGGCTGGCGTGATGGATGTATCGGCCAACACTCTGATTATGCAATCGAGCTACAAACAAAATGAATTCGGCTGGCAGGGTGATGTAATTGCCTACCGCTCTTCGGATGTGTTCGGCAATCTCAGTAATAACCCGCCTACACCGGCATGGAAACTAAGCGACCGTTTGACAAACTACCGTTATAACTGGAACAACCGTAATGTTTGGGCGCGTACCACCGGCGGGGTGTATCAATTTTCCCGCGCCAATGCCACAACATTCGCACCAGCTTTGGCACTGGGCAACCAAGGCCGCCCTATCGATGATCCTGCCAACTTAATTGAATATGTTTTGGGATCGGATCAATATGAAGAGGGTGCCGGCGCATCATTTAGAAAGCGCCCCGATAACGGTTTGCTTGGCACCGTTGTCAATTCTGCTATTGCGGTGGTTAAAGCGCCACAGAGTGAAAGTTTGAAAGAGTGCAAATACACTAATTTCAACACCGTTCAAAACAGAAAAACACTTTATGCGTTTGCCGCGAATGACGGTATGCTGCATATCGCCGATCACGACGGCAATGAGCAATTTGCCTATCTGCCTGCCGATACACTACCCAAGTTGAAACAGTTTGCCGAAACAGGGCAGCCTCACTTCTTTATTAACGACGGTTCGCCCGTGGCTGCGGAAGTATGCTTTGCATCCGGCTCTCTTAAAGAGGCTAAATCGGTTATCGTCGGCACAACAGGCCGTGGCGGTAACAGTGTGTATGCCGTTGATGCAACGAATATGGGCGCAAGCACAACGCCCGGTCAAGCAAACGTTATGTGGGAGTTTAACGCTTCTGATGATTCCGGCCTCGGCCTTACCGTACACAAACCGGTTATCACCAATGTGAAGATTGGCGAACAGTCTGTTCCGGTTGCGGTAGTCAGCAGCGGTTATAACGCGGCAGGCGGTGAAGGTTATATTTATATCTTGAGATTGGATAAGAGCAGCAATAATTGGTCTTTAGGTACGAATTATTGGAAAGTGAAACTCGGAACAACCGGCGTAGGTATGCCGAAAGTGGTAGATACCGATAACGACGGTAACCTAGACCGCATTTATGTGGGCGATGAATCGGGTGTAATGTGGCGTATCGATTATGCCAACGGTGCATGGCAAGCGGCAAAAAAACTGTTTAGCGGCACACAACCGATAACCGGCGCACCCGACGTATTTAAAAATGCAGACAATTACACGGTTGTATTCAGCACCGGCAAATATTTCGATGCAAGCGATGCATCGGCAATACAACAAAACTATGCCTATGGCCTTTTTGATAAAGATGGTTCAACAATAAGTGACAGCCAGTTATTGGCGCAATCGGCCACACTGGCAAACCCTGTTGCATCCCTTAGCAGCGCAGGCAACAGTAAAGTATATTATAGCACCACTCAAAACACCTTGACTGCGGGTACACACAAAGGTTGGAAATTGCAAATGCCCGAGGGTTTTATCAGCATTTCCGATGCTTTGATACGCCGCAACAGAACAGCCCAATTTTCTGCCTTCAAAGTAGGCAGCGGCGGCACAATCGATGCCAATGCAACCGGCAACGTGTGTGTAGCCGATTCGGGTGAATCTGCAACCATTGAAGTTGATGTTCGTACAGGTGCGATGTATAAGGATGCCGTTTTCGATACCAACAACGATAAGAAATTTGTTCTTAAAGATGGTGACATGCTTGCCGGCATGGTGGTAGAAAAAGGCAGGATTGCTTTATTTCCTGCTGTTGCTACGGTTAACATAAACGGCAAACAATACGATGTGGTGCTCAAAATGGGCGACGATGGTAAATTCAGCGTTGAGTTTCTGAACCGGTTTGCCAAAGGCGTGCGCCGCATCAGCTGGCGTGAAATTTTTTAA
- the carA gene encoding glutamine-hydrolyzing carbamoyl-phosphate synthase small subunit, translated as MTTPAILVLADGSVFHGTSVGFNGTTSGEVVFNTSMTGYQEILTDPSYCKQIVTLTYPHIGNTGANGEDTESRAVYAAGLIIRDLPLLHSNFRSSESLQDYLVRNQTVAIADIDTRRLTRILRDKGAQAGAILTGADATEEKARELIAAFGSMVGKDLAKEVTCGESYEWVEGEWRLGQGFGSPEKQPYHVVAYDFGVKTNILRMLAERGCRLTVVPAQTPAKEVLAMNPDGVFLSNGPGDPEPCDYAIAAVKTLLESKIPLFGICLGHQLLGLAVGGKTRKMAFGHHGANHPVQDLASGKVMITSQNHGFEVDADSLPENVKVTHRSLFDGSLQGIELTGQAAFSFQGHPEASPGPHDMAYLFDKFIDSMKAAKAV; from the coding sequence ATGACCACACCCGCAATCTTAGTGCTCGCCGACGGCAGCGTGTTTCACGGCACCTCGGTGGGTTTTAACGGCACGACTTCCGGCGAAGTGGTGTTCAATACTTCCATGACCGGTTATCAGGAAATCCTCACCGACCCTTCTTACTGCAAACAAATCGTTACCCTCACTTATCCGCACATCGGCAACACCGGCGCCAACGGCGAAGACACGGAAAGCCGTGCCGTATATGCCGCCGGCCTGATTATCCGCGACCTGCCGCTGTTGCACAGCAATTTCCGCAGCAGCGAAAGTTTGCAGGACTATCTGGTGCGCAACCAAACCGTGGCGATTGCCGACATCGACACCCGCCGCCTCACCCGTATTCTGCGCGACAAAGGCGCACAGGCCGGCGCGATTCTCACCGGTGCGGATGCCACCGAAGAGAAGGCGCGCGAGTTGATTGCCGCGTTCGGCAGCATGGTAGGCAAGGATTTGGCTAAAGAGGTAACTTGCGGTGAATCTTATGAGTGGGTTGAAGGCGAATGGCGGCTCGGCCAAGGCTTCGGCAGCCCCGAAAAACAGCCTTATCATGTGGTGGCTTATGATTTCGGCGTGAAAACCAATATTCTGCGTATGCTTGCCGAGCGCGGCTGCCGCCTGACCGTGGTGCCGGCGCAAACGCCTGCCAAAGAAGTGTTGGCGATGAACCCCGACGGTGTGTTCCTTTCCAACGGCCCGGGCGACCCCGAGCCTTGCGATTATGCCATCGCCGCCGTGAAAACCCTGCTGGAAAGCAAAATACCGCTGTTCGGTATTTGTTTGGGCCATCAATTGCTGGGGCTGGCGGTGGGCGGCAAAACCCGCAAAATGGCGTTCGGCCACCACGGCGCCAACCACCCCGTGCAGGATTTGGCCAGCGGCAAAGTGATGATCACCAGCCAAAACCACGGCTTTGAAGTGGATGCCGACAGCCTGCCCGAAAACGTTAAAGTCACCCACCGCTCGTTGTTCGACGGTTCGCTGCAAGGCATCGAGTTAACCGGACAGGCGGCATTCAGCTTCCAAGGCCACCCCGAAGCCAGCCCCGGCCCGCACGACATGGCTTACCTGTTTGATAAATTTATCGACAGCATGAAAGCGGCCAAGGCCGTCTGA
- a CDS encoding VOC family protein — protein MNITALDHLVLTVADIEKSIAFYTQVLGMQEITFGEGRKALLFGRQKINLHQRGAEVLPNAQNAGCGTADLCLLTDTPPEQVLAELEAHGIRALSGIVPRTGAVGAIESVYLRDPDGNLLEISRYI, from the coding sequence ATGAACATTACCGCGCTCGACCATTTGGTGCTGACCGTTGCCGATATCGAAAAAAGCATCGCGTTTTACACGCAGGTTTTGGGGATGCAGGAAATCACGTTCGGCGAAGGCCGCAAGGCGCTACTGTTCGGACGCCAGAAAATCAACCTGCACCAACGCGGCGCCGAAGTGTTGCCCAATGCGCAAAACGCCGGCTGCGGCACGGCCGATTTATGCCTGCTCACCGACACCCCGCCGGAGCAGGTGCTGGCCGAGCTGGAGGCGCACGGCATTCGGGCTTTGAGCGGCATCGTGCCGCGCACGGGCGCAGTGGGGGCGATCGAATCGGTTTACCTGCGCGACCCCGACGGCAATTTATTAGAAATCAGCCGTTATATTTGA
- a CDS encoding SemiSWEET family transporter: protein MAFTDKQIRILSIVATMMAVGMYVAYIPQIQMNLAGQKGAWLQPLVAAINCTLWVIYALFKKNRDIPVALANAPGIFLGLITFITSF from the coding sequence ATGGCATTTACCGACAAACAAATCCGCATCTTATCCATCGTCGCCACCATGATGGCGGTGGGCATGTATGTAGCCTATATTCCGCAGATACAAATGAATCTGGCCGGCCAGAAAGGCGCATGGCTGCAACCTTTGGTGGCCGCGATCAACTGCACCTTATGGGTGATTTACGCCCTGTTTAAAAAAAACCGCGATATTCCCGTGGCGCTGGCCAACGCGCCCGGCATTTTTCTCGGCCTGATCACGTTTATCACCAGCTTTTAA
- the leuE gene encoding leucine efflux protein LeuE: MFGITDLAAYIIGTIAVILLPGPNSMYCLTVAGQHGAKAAYRAVAGILLGDSLLILATVLGAGTLLKLYPALFHGIKLAGGLYLAYIGCNLLRGAAKKWHFRPGATAAASGANNPPEPQHIFKRALLLSLTNPKAILFFLSFFVQFVDPAYPHLALSFLALAVILQLVSLLYLNTLVFAGHTLTRAFKRHTKISAAAMAAVGVLFIGFAVKMWTAGL, from the coding sequence ATGTTCGGCATAACCGACCTTGCCGCCTATATTATCGGCACCATCGCCGTTATCCTGCTGCCCGGCCCCAATTCCATGTATTGCCTCACCGTTGCCGGGCAACACGGCGCCAAGGCCGCCTACCGCGCCGTGGCGGGCATCTTGCTGGGCGACAGCCTGCTGATACTCGCCACCGTATTGGGCGCCGGCACCCTGCTCAAGCTCTATCCCGCCCTGTTTCACGGCATCAAGCTTGCCGGCGGGTTATACTTGGCCTATATCGGCTGCAACCTGCTGCGCGGTGCCGCCAAAAAATGGCACTTCCGGCCGGGCGCAACGGCCGCGGCGAGCGGCGCAAACAACCCGCCCGAACCGCAGCACATTTTCAAACGCGCGCTGCTGTTGAGCCTAACCAACCCGAAAGCGATACTGTTTTTCTTATCGTTTTTCGTGCAGTTCGTCGATCCGGCCTACCCGCACCTTGCGCTGAGTTTTCTCGCGCTGGCCGTGATTTTGCAGCTGGTGAGCCTGCTTTATTTAAACACGCTGGTGTTCGCCGGCCACACACTCACCCGCGCGTTTAAACGGCACACCAAAATATCCGCCGCCGCCATGGCCGCCGTCGGCGTGCTGTTTATCGGTTTCGCCGTAAAAATGTGGACGGCGGGGTTGTAG
- a CDS encoding PDDEXK nuclease domain-containing protein, protein MNTPAHHALLQHIADVIQQARNQVRSAVNSAMVQSYWEIGRLIVEHEQQGEKRAAYGKQQLQSISEALTAQFGKGFDVTNLRNMRQFYLLFPIRDAVRRELSWTHYRRLLRVENPRAREWYAQEAVSQNWSVRALDRQIGVPYYERLLSSRDKAAVAAEAGQKIQEQAESIHDYLRDPYILDFLNLSDKSYQESDIENTIIGHLQQFLLELGKGFAFVERQQHIRFDDEDFYIDLVFYNFKLKCFLLLDLKLGRLKHQDIGQMDTYIRLYDEQYKSTDDNPTIGLVLCSEKSEAVVRYSVLAEQKQLFAAKYLPYLPSEEELKRQLEWERERVMNALGRKDE, encoded by the coding sequence ATGAATACGCCTGCCCACCACGCCCTGCTGCAACACATCGCTGACGTGATTCAACAAGCGCGCAATCAGGTGCGCTCGGCGGTTAACAGCGCAATGGTGCAGAGCTATTGGGAAATCGGCCGCTTAATCGTCGAGCACGAGCAACAGGGCGAAAAGCGCGCGGCTTACGGCAAACAGCAGTTGCAGAGTATTTCAGAAGCGTTAACCGCACAGTTTGGCAAAGGCTTTGACGTAACCAATTTGCGCAATATGCGCCAGTTTTATCTACTGTTTCCAATTCGCGACGCAGTGCGTCGCGAATTGAGCTGGACGCACTACCGCCGCCTGCTGCGGGTAGAAAATCCCCGCGCACGGGAATGGTATGCACAAGAAGCCGTCAGCCAAAACTGGAGCGTTCGCGCGCTAGACCGCCAAATCGGCGTACCCTATTACGAACGCCTGCTCAGCAGCCGCGACAAAGCCGCTGTTGCCGCCGAAGCCGGGCAGAAAATACAGGAGCAGGCCGAAAGCATCCACGATTACCTGCGCGATCCGTATATACTTGATTTTTTGAACCTGTCGGACAAAAGCTATCAGGAAAGCGATATCGAAAACACCATTATCGGCCACTTGCAGCAGTTTTTACTCGAACTTGGCAAAGGTTTCGCTTTTGTCGAACGCCAGCAGCACATTCGTTTTGACGACGAAGATTTTTACATTGACCTGGTGTTTTACAACTTCAAACTCAAATGCTTTTTACTGCTCGATTTGAAATTAGGCCGTCTGAAACACCAAGACATCGGCCAAATGGACACCTATATCCGCCTGTATGACGAGCAATACAAAAGCACCGACGACAACCCCACCATCGGCTTGGTTTTGTGCAGCGAAAAGAGCGAAGCCGTAGTACGCTATTCGGTATTGGCCGAACAAAAACAACTGTTTGCCGCCAAATACCTGCCCTACCTGCCCAGCGAAGAAGAATTAAAACGGCAGCTCGAATGGGAACGTGAACGGGTGATGAATGCTTTGGGGCGGAAAGACGAATGA
- a CDS encoding ComF family protein, whose protein sequence is MAIELYGNWTKGFALDNHMQQSIFLGHNELGHPQFDNQRSMVGEWIYQLKYRNKIQNVALLVDFILNQFKGLESLNLIVPAPFTLERANQPVQLIAQELSSRLNIPCYSILKKSHTHEPLKNIQNKSEKLEILRKCILVDDIDLNNKNILIVDDLFDSGATLEISTEKLLAKRANQVFVLAMTKTKG, encoded by the coding sequence ATGGCAATTGAATTATATGGAAATTGGACAAAAGGGTTTGCTTTGGATAATCATATGCAACAAAGTATTTTTTTGGGGCACAATGAGCTTGGTCACCCTCAGTTTGATAATCAAAGAAGTATGGTTGGAGAATGGATTTACCAGTTAAAATACCGAAATAAAATCCAAAATGTTGCTTTGCTGGTAGATTTTATTCTAAATCAATTTAAAGGGTTGGAGTCCTTAAATTTGATTGTTCCCGCCCCTTTTACATTAGAGCGTGCTAATCAACCAGTTCAATTAATTGCACAGGAATTGAGTTCCCGTCTAAATATTCCGTGCTATTCTATTTTAAAGAAATCTCATACTCATGAGCCTTTAAAAAATATTCAAAATAAAAGTGAAAAGCTAGAAATTTTGAGAAAATGCATTTTAGTAGATGATATTGATTTAAATAATAAAAACATCCTAATTGTAGATGATTTATTCGATAGCGGGGCTACTCTAGAAATTTCAACTGAGAAACTACTTGCCAAAAGAGCAAACCAAGTGTTTGTCTTGGCAATGACTAAGACCAAAGGTTAA